Sequence from the Ziziphus jujuba cultivar Dongzao chromosome 9, ASM3175591v1 genome:
ACAGCAATTTAACATGAGcatcaaaacaaagaaaatcaacGAAAAAAGAAATGTTTCTAACATGTTCTAACTTGGATATCATCCTTAATTAAGGAAAATGTTGATGATTCTCACTTACTAGATGTTATTTgtcatttctttttccttgttcCTTCCTCTTGACTGATAAAAGAGGAATTTGATCCAATCCCTTTCCTTCTTTTGTAACCACCACGGTTGATTGAGCCATCACAGTCATCTTCACAATCAACTTCGAAATTTGTTATGCTCAAATCTTTAATCccttttgttttcaaaacatTTTCCACCTTTTTCTGTGCAGTGTCCAGGCAATCTTCCATTATTCTCCTTGTCTCCTTCCTTAGTGCGCTCTTAGCAATGAGATGTAAAGCTCTGTGCATGAGTTTTCTTGAATACAAACTCGATTGCCTGTTGCTCTCACCAGCCATCTCTTCTCTCTGGTCTTCCATCACAACCCCattttttgcagattttgtCCATCTCCTCAGCACATATTTATCTGGTATATGAGATACATTTCTTGAATAGAGCACCTTTAAAGAATGACTGCATAGAATACCAAATGATTCGAATTTTGCACAACCACATGCAATGGAGGGAACCAAACTATTAAACATTAATGATACACCTTCATCCTTCTTGCAGCTTTTCTCGATGAATTTGAACATGGAAACACCTTCCAAACTAGTAACTTCTTCCATTTCCATGTTCATGCTTTTAACATATTCATTCTCGAACATTCTCAATATTGTGCCGGTATATATATCCTCTGCATGCTCCTCCAACCCTTTTCTTGATTTAGAAGGCACTGTTTCATTGCAAGTACGAAAATCTTCATTTGTTTCTTCTAAACGCCTCTTCTCTGCTTCTTGAACACATTTCCGAACAAGACCGGGTAAAGTCATGATGTCAGTACCCTGTAAAGTTTGAAAAACAGTATTAATGGTCATGCTGCTTAATATTGATTCTACTCCAGCAGTGAAGGCCTTCTTATTGTTAAAGAACAAATGAGACCATTTTTCACGTAACACAAATAGCCTATCAAGCCATGAATTTCCTAGGAGGCCATATTTGTCTAATAACAAATTCCATTCTGACTCAAACTCTTGCTTTGATGAACATTCAAAGATGCATCTATTGAAAGTGCTCTCAAGATCAGGGCAGCGTTCATAACATATGGAAAGGTGTTTTTTAGCATTTTCAATGATATAACATATACCAAGACGGTGCTCTGTCTCTGGAAAAACCACCTTTACTGCACTAGCAACGGCTTCAGACTCGTCGGTATAGATTGTTTTTGGTGGACGGTTACCCATTGTTTCCATAAAAGTCTTCAACAACCAGAGAAAGGAGTCTTTAGTTACATCAAACAACAAAGCACACCCAAATAAGATACATTGCTGATGATGATTAACGCCCCAAAACGATGCACAAATCATATTGCATCTTTCCAGCTGGACAACCTCAAATGATTTATTCAAAACCAGAACGTCACCAAAACAATCATAGTCAATCCTTGACCTGCCATCCCTCCAAAAGAAGTTTGTGGAGTGGCTTTCAGCATCAACTTGGATTGTGTATAAAAATGAGGGATCATCTACTTGCAAATGTTTGAAGCAATCTATTAAGCTCTGAACATGATGTGGTTGTAGAGAATTCAAGGTGCTATGAGGCAGATAATTACTGGAATCCAAGTTGTTTGTGGCCCCACCCTCTTTACTAATTGAAGCATTAATACGGTCGATAGGGTGCTCTGTCGAAGGATCAGGCTCCTTAGAGTTATAATCAGTGAAATAATCAGTGAATAAATTTTCCTCCCTTGCACTGCTACATACAGACCTTTGTGCTGTTGACCTGTCAAGGTCATGATTATGTTCAAGTACCACATTAGATATCACCCATTTGCCACCTTCAACGGTAAGTTGGATGCCAGCTTTGCAACCTGTTCTTGTTTCTCTTCTCTGGTACTTGGTTATGTTGTTGGATGATGACTTGCTCGATTTGATACCTTCTCTGGAACAATACAAATATCGTTTTCTAATGGTTTGATCTGCCAAGCGGTTTACCTTTCCTTTTCGTACAGAGAAACCAATTTGTTGAGCATAATTCTTGTAATACTCATAAGCCTCCTCCTCGGATGAGAATTCCATCCCTTTTTCTGGTACAACTGTAAGTTGGCTTTCAACATGCCTTTCCTCATTCATAGCAGGCAATTCAGATTGTAATCCATTTTCGTTAGAGTCTGCTTCATCATAAATACTTTGTCGTGATGATGATGGTACATGAATTCCATTATCCGGGTCTACAATTAAATTTACCAACTCCTGAAACTTTTGttttaacaaaaatgaaaaaattaacataagTTAGTAGtagattttttccttttttttttttttttcttaaagaagTATTTGTTTCATTTTCCTTTAATAACTAACTTAAGTTATATCTAAACTATTTGAAGTTTCgggtttttcttttccaaatgaatataaaatatcagATTTTCTTTGGTATGAAACAGAGATCAAAAGCCTGATACTGTGAGCATACATTCCaacttacaatatatatatatatatatatgttactatTCCTACATACCTAGTACATGTTTTCCTTTCAATTAAGAAATAGCAAATTGAGATGTTACCGGATCTATGGTGAGCGTTCCGTCACTGATGCCCCACATTTCCGACCCACTCCACTTTGACTGATAGCCAAAATCCATACCGTCAACAATTCTGGAAGTGGAAGTAGCAGGTGAAGGAGTGTTACCAGAAATATAATCGAAAGTAGCATGACCGTGATAACAACTAGCACCAGAAGAATCGGCATAATTCGTATTTGGAGTAGTAGGGAATGAAGGAAGATCAGATTCATTGGCCGGTGAGTAATTTGAAAATGGAAGGCGAGGACTAGGAGAGGACATCGCACTTGAGTCAAGCAACCCACAAATTTTCACTACTCCCGGGAGCACTGCTCTCTTCTCTCACAAACCGGTGGTGGGTACTTAGGAAATGGAAGGCCATGTGCAGGAGGAAATCTTGCACTTGAGTCAAAGCAACCTGCAACCAGTCAACTTTTTCAATGAGACCCCACTCATTATTTGTAAGAGAAGAGAGCAGCAGAGGGGgtggaaatttttttccaaGTTCACACACCAATATGGTACATCAATCACTGTTAGATATTCGCCACCATGTCTGTTCTTTCTTTATCCAGTCAAAACACTCTGGGTTAAATCAATATCTCGTCACTCAGTACGCTGCATTCTAACAGGTAAATGTCGCGTACATTTTCTAGCAAAAcctgtttttgggtttttatttttctgtattttactttatttgtgCTGTAGGAttaacatttttccttttttacgaACAATAGTGTTATGGGCATTCTCACCTAGTTAATTATAAGTTGTGTTACACAAAACACAAAATTGAAAACAGTTTGAAATGaaattcagatttttttttttttttcgtgagTTTGTAACAATAAGAGAGTatctaattatcattttttttatgggaCAAAGAGTATCTAATTATCATTTgaataaatagaaaatcaaaaataaaataaaaaattattttttgtcctAACCAGTAGTACAATCTcgttacatttaaaaaaaaaaaaaaaaattcttcacttagctttttttaaatgatgtaaTATTACACAGATAGTGAACGATATGAAATAAGAAAAAGGGACAAAGATCCAGATTCCTATTGGATCGACCTCATGATTAAACATTATTCTAAACttctgaatttttatttttttcattttttaaataataatggtGGAGAGTACGAGATTGGATAAGAGGATAAAGTGGACATTCCaaactgagaaaaaaaaaacttatatagaGCTGTTGATTGGTGATGTGGTGGAGGATCATTTATAATTGAacattcaataataaatattaggTAGAATCAATGTAGTTTATTTCAACTTCAGGTTGCAAATGATCATAAGACGTTCAATTTACATGTATGTAATAAGTAAAGATGACATGGTAACCTATGTAAATTTTCCACACTGAACTTCATCAGAGTGGGGGTTTGTCTAAAATTATGTCTGGGGTAAACTCCAACAATCTAAAAGTGGTCCTGCCCCCCATTCAATCTTGTCAGTCTCAGGAGATCACCCACCTCCAGATTCAGTGCTCTGTTCTGTCTTATACTAATCATTCCCCTCGCTTCctctttgttttcaaaaaaaaaaaaaaaaaaaaaaaattcaatttttatttttatttttattttttgaaaaaaaaaaatacaccacACTACCCaataaaatggtaaaatatatCCAAATTTCCATTATAATGTCACTAAAAATTTCGAGAGATAGGAATATATTGTTTAAGTGTTGATAAATTTTAGTTAATTTGCATCTTTTCAAGTCGAAACTCAttcactaaaagaaaaaaataaaacaaaataaaatagggGCAATGGTTAATTAACtcaattgatcccatggaggcaAAATTGCAATTGCTGCCTAGAGTGACTGGCATCCGCATGGACTAGGTAGTGGCTAGAAAGAAAGCACACCTAACTAACTTGGGTGATCAAATCCATCCGAAGACTACCAGAAGAGTgtgcttttttcttttgcagCCGACATGTCCCTTCTGGAATATAGTCTATAGATAATGTGCTCAGTCATGTGGAACACAATGCCTTCAAATGTTCATTCTCATTGTGGAAGATCATTGGGTTAATCCAGGAccttattcccaaaaaaaaaaaaaaaaaaaaaaaaaaaaaaaaaaaaaaaaaaatgaaatccatggtcCACCATGTACATATATCTTTTATTGTGGTCTATCTCACAGATCACAAGACCACCAAATTAAGCTTCTGGCCATGATTGcaaatctatatatacatatattataaatgaaGAGGTAAGGTTCAAAAAATCAACCCACTTCTTCAATGGCCGGCACCTACCATATTTGCTACAACACTTTTGTGTATATTCCCACAACAAACTACTCATTCGCACTCCCACACCAACAAAACCAAGATCATCATCAGATTATTAAGCCCATTTCACGCCACAAAATTCTAGCTTTCCTCATCCCTGCTTTCCTCAGCCTGATCGAACTGAGGTATAATTATAAAGGGAATAAGGGGTTTTCTCCATTTGATACACACCCCATAACCATGTGGTTTGGCATTTCTTGTTTGCTAGCATATTGCTTGTCATTTGGAATCCACCTAATGACTACCACTCATCCAAATTATACCGCTTATTCACATCAATGCAGTAAGTTGTTTGGTTCCCTTTCAGTAGCATCTTTTGCATCCATGTTTTTCCCTGACTCCATGAGGCCAGCTTTATATGGTTTCTATTGCCTGCTGTCCATGGGAGATATTATTCTCAACAACTGTACCAAAATGATCGTGATGTGGAGATGGATTCATGAGAAAATTGTCCGTATACTTTATGGTCCACTGGAAGCACCCCATGCCCCTCAACCGTCTACTTATTATGCATCATCAAGCTCCTCTTTGGATCCGCAACACATTATTAACATATATTGAACAACGCTGGCATTGGCATGccattatttttactttttgtaatgtatatttttatttttaaatttcacatGTTTTTGCTTTTACTATTTCGAAAGAGGTGTGGCTAGCTATTGTAACCCCTTGTACCCTTGTATATATGTAGCCTCTGTCATTATGATAATGATACATTAACACATGAATTTCATCCAATAGATTGTTGGCCTATGAACCTGTTCTAATGTTTATACATTATCAATAATTGCTGCTTTCTTGCTTATGATATTGTGGATACTGTTGTAGTTATGATAAAGATTAATACTATTTATCATAAATGTGAATCAGCATCAACGAGATCAGCATGTCAAATTGCAATTTAAATGGTAAttaccattaaaatatttaattttaaagttttaaaataaaaaataatataattaaatatctcaattaaaatttatcaaataaaatgatgattgtcactaatgaaaataaataacaagactCGTTAATAAAGTCCcttataaaattataacataatataatctTTGATTCAAATAACTTTAAtcataaaaagtaataataaaaaaaaaaataaaacatatatgtgAAAACAAACTTGCATTTATGGAATATGGTTGAAAGTGGTTGTGCTCAATTTAAATACTTCAACTCatctttttaaaagttaaattaattagtagcataattaataacaaaatgtCTATATATAGCTATAATTAAAAGGCAAATAAGGATAGAATTTTAGCTGCTTTGGTGCTTTTGTAATCTTTGATTCTTTGGAGGATAGAGTGTGTATGAGATGTTTAGATAGCTCATGTTTTAGCTGGGTTATGTGGCCTTCATCGTCGGActaaaaagttaaattaattAGTAGCATAATCGATCACAAAAAGTCTACAGGCACATCAGGATGCTTAggtgcttttgtaatttttgtttctctGTAGGGTTGACTGTGTATGAGTTGTGTACATCATAAACACAGCAGTGTTTGTAGCTGCTGCAAGTGATAAGCAGTGGCCAAAATCCCAGAAAATTCTCAAAGCCTTGCTTGATGTTATTCACGTCTACTTATTTGCcaaatcaagtattttttttattgagatCATGGTTTCAGTTTTAATGACCATCTATTTAATGCCAAATTTGTAAACTTATTTCCtaattctttttcatatattgaAAAACTACTATGGTGGCCCTGCAAGGTGCTCTCCTAGTAATTTCAAGCTTTGAGCACACAGAGATATGCATGGCTCAAATAACCTTCACAATAAAGCCCTGCCACTACCGCCCATGTCTTTTGAATAAAGgtgtaacaaaaacaaaataatgtaaTCATGGTTAATTgcactttaatattttaatttttaaaatgaaatttgaatttttaattttcaaatttggtaTAAATTAGTAATTACAAACAAACATTAactgtttatttataattgaattaattcacattaaatttgaaaattaaaaatttaaattgcaatatttcaaaattcaagGTTTAAGTTGCAGAACCGCAAAGGTTCAGAGAActaaaattcaattaacaatATAATCACCTAACGGGCAAATTAAGTTGCTACGAAATCATATAAGATGACGTTATCTATGTCAAATATACAATTGGCTTaaaaacaaactatatatatatatacacaattggCTTTCTAACCAATGCTATGCATTGACAGTTGACCTTGAGACTTGCGTATGCTAGAAATCTAATGCACTAGCTTTATAGCAATGAGTAATTGGACATCAAAGTTCATTATAAAGTTCATGTTATATGatttccaataattttttttctaaaacaaatgtagtttctaatttatatatttgatttattacaaaaattgaatatatatgtttacaattgtacttatttttaaaatatactttatcatgaaatttaattgtatatttttttatttctctattatatttttattaagagGTTAAATGGGTAGTTAAAGTACGGCAACACGATATTTCCACCTATCATcttaaaaaatggaaatggatTGAGAATTGAACAGCAACCTGGTGCAAAACGGATCCATTTCAACATCATGCATTGGCAGGCCTTGCCGGGAGAGAGATTGAAGGGGGTACACTCGGCATTTTACAATCAAATAGTAAAAACCAaaagggtttaaaaaaaataaaaatgcaaaaaataaataaataaataaggggaCACGTGTCCCGGACCCACAAGGGCCCGCCTTGGCTTCCCTCCTGAGTTCACTGCACTGAACGACAGCCAAAAGGTTGGTTATTAGACATACTAATACTGTTGAgaaacaaaagaatatattatcATTTGGGTGGTTGCTAAGTCAGCTAGGAGATTTCTATGAACTGGACTTTGTTGAccacaaaaatatagaaaaatagtaAATGTAGAAAATGGTGTAGGAAAGGGGAGCACCAGCTGCATACTACGTACACCATTCTGTGTTTTCAGCTTCAGATAAAAGACCACCCACATGCCCACAGACCCCATCTATCTTCCCTGCTCCTTCTAATCTAATAAACCATGAtccttattaccaaaaaataaattaaattaaagtaaaCCATGATCCTGAGTTCCTGACCACCAACCACTCTttcttctatttaatttttattttttttcaaaatagaaaTGCAAAAACAAATTGTCCATGTGTTACATAAAAAACTTCACTGAGTCAATAAATTAggtattttttgttaaatacgAGTAAATATAGTGATGATACGCTTCTAGAACTAGAAAATTACATGATTTAAATAGGGAACCCAACTAAGTtgagaaaaattaaagatttgtTGAAGGCCAGTAATGTGGTTCCTGAATCCTCACCCAATGACCACATATCTTCTGTCTTCCGTGGTCTGTCTCACTTCACCTTGCACTGTATTGTACCTGTTAAGGTGAGAAGGTGCTTATGAGTTGAGCCATAACTTCAGTTTGAACACCACTAATCTACACCGCAAATTCAACGAAATCAAATGGCCACCATCTCAATGCAAACTTCCTTGCCCACCCATCTGCATACTCAGCTTTCCTTCAAATATAGTAAACGACAACTCTCCACTCCAACAACCACAGCAAGAGCAGCAGCTAATTATGCACATTGTTAGCCACAGAATTCCTACTTTCCTCAAGGGAAGGCTGGTATCTCTCCATTTGAAACACACCCACTTTTTTCAAAAGAGCTGCATGAAAATGCTATAGCTTACTTGCTTACCCTTTGGTTACAGTTATAAGTTCTTCGAAAATCCTGATAAAGCCCTTACGAAAATATCATACGGTTATAAGCCTTTCGGAAGGCACAAAACTCAAAGGTAGAATCAGCTTCTTAGAAAGCATGCCAAACATGGTGCAAACAGTAATAGCATGGAATTTGTTCATACCAGAACCATTCACATAAACAAATAactgtcttcttcttctctacagtggataaagaaaaaggaacataaaaGAAACCTTGAattgtagaaaagaaaaaagttgatgAAGCCTcttcagataaaaaaaatatcacttGTAGATAGTAAAAATCAGAATGAATGTTTCATTCCTGATTAAGATCAAAAATATAACTTCCCAATTTATACACAGACATATCATTTATTCTAATCACTTTGCCGAAGCATTAGCTGCTTATCAACCACCATATTTCTCACGTCGAAACTATCAAAAACTAAAAGGAAAGACCTGTATAGTATCTGTACTTGGGCATCATTTTTGAAGCTTACCAAGCTCTAAATTTGCTTTTGACAGATCGTTATGATCTGCATTTTTCTTATCCAGGTTTTGTGGCACTCCCTCCTGGCTGGAACTAGGCAGTTTTCTTGGTGGTGGAGCAGAACATACTGGTACAACTGACCTAATCCGGACAGCTGGTGCCATAAAACTATTTCTTACTCCTCCAAGTTCCGTCCTTTCAGGGATGGGTCTGGCTGAACATGAAGGGCCTCCAGTTCTCATTTTTGGCAGAACTGGCATCCGGGCTGGCAAATTTTGTGGTCTGGAACACATTGAAGATGTGGACCACACAGTTCTGTTCATCACAGGAGTCGTGGAAGATGGTGGCCTTAAACTTCCTGGGGAATTCACTCTGGGAGGATATTGTTGGTGTCTGAGACTGGGCCTAGAAGAGTCAATACCACGTGGATTTTGCAATCTGAAGTCAACTGGCTTAAATTCAGAATCCATGATCCTAGGACAAGCCCATTCAAATTGCCCCGTTTGATTCCCTTCTACATTCACATTTCCAGTTTTTGACCTCCCATCACCAAACCTTCTCTGTCTGTATTCCTCCTGAACAGGTTCCTGGACTTGTGGTTCAGAATTGCTGTTACTGAAGAGAAACGGAATCGAAACTACAGATGTAGAATACTCAGGTGCTTCTTCTGTTTTTTCCTCTTGTATCTCTTGAATAGTCACTGTTGACCTGCCCCTGGTTGGATTAGGAACAAAATGGTCAGAAAAGCAGATTGATGGGGCTGACGTTGCAATTGTAATTCTCGGTCCCACAGAGGTAGACTCTTGCTCCATGGCTGGAAAGTATAAACAGTGATCTGGGTGAAGCACAGATTGCATAAATGGAAATATTGGAGGAATCGATGGAGTTGATGGTGAAATTGGAAGTGCCAACAGGCGGTTTTGCTGCAGTAATAATTGTTCTTGCTGCCACAAGTTGTACATGGCTATTTCAGGGGAATAACTAGGGTATGCCCAGTTATGGAATTGCATAGGATACAAACTTGCTCCAGGCAAGGTTGATTTTCTGCACATGGAAATGCATTGCTGTTGCCTTTGTCGATGATCATTCCGTGTATAATTTGTAGACTCTGATGGATTTAAACTAGCAAGAACACGAGCAATTGTGACTTGTTCCTGTTCTTCATTGCTTTTAGACTCCacagaagaagaggaagatgagCCATGTTGAGCCACTACATAGGCAACAAGAACAGTTAAATACTTAGAAAATTTCTCTTAGAACTGGTATAAAAACCAACATATGCATGAGAATTGAGAAATACACTCAAAAGCAAAAATGGAAGACATGATGCATAATTTTCGCTCCGAAAAGTTCTAAATAGGATTCTCTATCTCCACAAAACCTATGACAAAGAAAACACATACATCTTTTCAGGGCTGACCAAGCAGCCATCGCAGCATTCTTTTGTGCTTGTTTCTTGGTCCTGGCTGGTTCCCCAGTAAAGCTCAGCCCAGCTAGCTCAACTGTACATGAGAATACAGGAACATGACCTGGTCCAGAACGAATGGTGGTATAAACAGGAAGGTTCAACCCAGCTCTATGAGCAGTTTCCTGAAGCAAGTTTTTATAAACTCCAGTTTCATCCTGTGCAACACAAAAAAGGAGAAGAGCAAATTAATTACTATCGAGAAACCACCTTATTCTCATGGCAGACTGCATATGAGTTAAAAAAGTACAGGTTTAAATGACATAGTATAAAAGGGCATGGATGAAGGAAGCAGGCTCACCATGTAACAAATGGATAGTCAGAACTTCTTGTTGGTATGAAGTTTACTAAATAGTAAGCATTTTTCCTTTCCCTGGTTTTCCATCAACTTACATGCTTCTAAACCTTCCACCACCTAttctaaattgaaaatatttctataAGAGGTAGAAACCTCTAAGATGATCTCTTCAACAAGGCAGGACCAGAATGTCTCAGAAAGGGAATGTACAAGAAAAGTGCATTTGGACAATATGGTTCATATGATATTACCTCCCTCACACCTCCCCTACTGGTTTATATACTTGATATAATACACTGAAGTCTCACTTCCTCCAAAATCTCATTATCCAATCAAAAGACTTCAATAGTATCAACTATCCTACATCCCATCATTccccataaaaattaaaagatgttTTCTAA
This genomic interval carries:
- the LOC107427895 gene encoding protein FAR1-RELATED SEQUENCE 7-like; its protein translation is MSSPSPRLPFSNYSPANESDLPSFPTTPNTNYADSSGASCYHGHATFDYISGNTPSPATSTSRIVDGMDFGYQSKWSGSEMWGISDGTLTIDPFQELVNLIVDPDNGIHVPSSSRQSIYDEADSNENGLQSELPAMNEERHVESQLTVVPEKGMEFSSEEEAYEYYKNYAQQIGFSVRKGKVNRLADQTIRKRYLYCSREGIKSSKSSSNNITKYQRRETRTGCKAGIQLTVEGGKWVISNVVLEHNHDLDRSTAQRSVCSSAREENLFTDYFTDYNSKEPDPSTEHPIDRINASISKEGGATNNLDSSNYLPHSTLNSLQPHHVQSLIDCFKHLQVDDPSFLYTIQVDAESHSTNFFWRDGRSRIDYDCFGDVLVLNKSFEVVQLERCNMICASFWGVNHHQQCILFGCALLFDVTKDSFLWLLKTFMETMGNRPPKTIYTDESEAVASAVKVVFPETEHRLGICYIIENAKKHLSICYERCPDLESTFNRCIFECSSKQEFESEWNLLLDKYGLLGNSWLDRLFVLREKWSHLFFNNKKAFTAGVESILSSMTINTVFQTLQGTDIMTLPGLVRKCVQEAEKRRLEETNEDFRTCNETVPSKSRKGLEEHAEDIYTGTILRMFENEYVKSMNMEMEEVTSLEGVSMFKFIEKSCKKDEGVSLMFNSLVPSIACGCAKFESFGILCSHSLKVLYSRNVSHIPDKYVLRRWTKSAKNGVVMEDQREEMAGESNRQSSLYSRKLMHRALHLIAKSALRKETRRIMEDCLDTAQKKVENVLKTKGIKDLSITNFEVDCEDDCDGSINRGGYKRRKGIGSNSSFISQEEGTRKKK
- the LOC107427900 gene encoding double-stranded RNA-binding protein 2; this encodes MYKNQLQELAQRSCFNLPSYACIREGPDHAPRFKATVNFNGDTFESPSFCSTLRQAEHAAAEVALNTLANRGPSRALAARVLDETGVYKNLLQETAHRAGLNLPVYTTIRSGPGHVPVFSCTVELAGLSFTGEPARTKKQAQKNAAMAAWSALKRLAQHGSSSSSSVESKSNEEQEQVTIARVLASLNPSESTNYTRNDHRQRQQQCISMCRKSTLPGASLYPMQFHNWAYPSYSPEIAMYNLWQQEQLLLQQNRLLALPISPSTPSIPPIFPFMQSVLHPDHCLYFPAMEQESTSVGPRITIATSAPSICFSDHFVPNPTRGRSTVTIQEIQEEKTEEAPEYSTSVVSIPFLFSNSNSEPQVQEPVQEEYRQRRFGDGRSKTGNVNVEGNQTGQFEWACPRIMDSEFKPVDFRLQNPRGIDSSRPSLRHQQYPPRVNSPGSLRPPSSTTPVMNRTVWSTSSMCSRPQNLPARMPVLPKMRTGGPSCSARPIPERTELGGVRNSFMAPAVRIRSVVPVCSAPPPRKLPSSSQEGVPQNLDKKNADHNDLSKANLELGKLQK